In Eupeodes corollae chromosome 3, idEupCoro1.1, whole genome shotgun sequence, a single genomic region encodes these proteins:
- the LOC129949029 gene encoding uncharacterized protein LOC129949029 codes for MVEQVIKQLVIGLIVTLMTVTMNHAGVAGTITHKRFVIHVPMKMKSHHHTHTVYTHIHHGGGKVEYKVLGYTQQHGVDGHVEASEHGVPVHGTGSLVFNHYARNGEDHLQDEYSSDYEDWDS; via the exons ATGGTCGAACAAGTGATA AAGCAACTTGTTATTGGACTTATTGTGACTCTGATGACTGTGACGATGAATCATGCTGGCGTTGCAGGAACCATCACTCACAAGCGATTCGTTATTCATGTTCCGATGAAAATGAAGAGTCATCATCACACGCACACGGTTTACACGCACATCCATCATGGTGGAGGAAAAGTCGAGTACAAAGTCCTTGGATACACCCAACAGCATGGCGTCGATGGACACGTTGAAGCATCCGAACATGGGGTGCCTGTTCATGGAACTGGGAGTTTAGTGTTCAATCATTATGCGAGAAATGGAGAGGACCATTTGCAGGATGAGTACTCTAGTGATTACGAGGACTGGGATTCATAG
- the LOC129952754 gene encoding uncharacterized protein LOC129952754 translates to MSSLSQWIIVILFHQVVFEWSGVSTSGGADGEHVHIKVHIPEVRRKHTHFRKIQKHVFHPKKIIKAPEYLDAELDTMHKPLNMMPYGMTAQPMQFPSLPLGIGNLPDIPTYGVDNTLEATIMKKPKINSMSHMISEDMFSKFHGMKKASEFLGARPVAEMQRFSSPSGAAAAAAIEDENNEEGFSDEYDAHSTESMIMDQRVAGTMYPNSMTMESPFKPKWQAATYSTGYETAAKPYMKWPSWLSSTTSEDDLTTYEKFPSSTTMYISKARPISSSRPKFEQQMFEQSPYNEAWVMPKKKKSKLSEKRKRTHSPGFRINY, encoded by the exons atgTCAAGTCTTAGCCAATGGATTATCGTGATACTCTTCCATCAGGTTGTGTTCGAATGGAGTGGTGTTTCAACAAGTGGCGGTGCTGATGGCGAACA CGTTCACATAAAGGTCCACATTCCGGAGGTGCGTCGGAAGCATACGCATTTccgtaaaattcaaaaacacgtTTTCCACCCCAAGAAGATCATCAAAGCCCCCGAATATCTAGACGCTGAGTTGGATACGATGCACAAACCACTGAATATGATGCCCTATGGGATGACTGCCCAACCCATGCAGTTTCCATCGTTGCCCTTAGGAATCGGAAACCTCCCGGACATACCCACATATGGGGTGGATAATACCCTGGAAGCGACGATAATGAAGAAGCCCAAAATCAACAGCATGTCGCATATGATCAGCGAGGATATGTTCTCAAAGTTTCATGGCATGAAGAAGGCCAGCGAGTTCCTCGGCGCTCGACCTGTAGCCGAAATGCAAAGGTTCTCATCTCCATCGGGTGCGGCGGCAGCGGCGGCGATTGAGGATGAAAACAATGAAGAAGGATTTTCCGATGAATATGATGCTCATTCAACTGAGTCAATGATTATGGACCAACGGGTAGCTGGAACTATGTATCCGAATTCCATGACAATGGAATCGCCATTTAAACCAAAATGGCAAGCAGCTACATATTCCACTGGCTATGAAACGGCTGCAAAACCTTACATGAAATGGCCAAGTTGGTTGAGCTCGACAACTTCGGAAGATGACTTAACGACTTATGAAAAGTTTCCCAGTTCGACAACTATGTACATTTCAAAGGCTAGACCGATCTCGAGTTCGAGGCCAAAATTTGAACAGCAAATGTTTGAACAGAGCCCTTATAATGAAGCTTGGGTTATgccgaagaagaagaaatccaAATTGTCGGAGAAAAGGAAACGAACACACTCGCCGGGTTTtagaataaattattaa